Genomic DNA from Frondihabitans sp. PAMC 28766:
GGCGGTTTCCACGTCCTCGGCGATGGCCTGGGTCTCTTCGGCTGCCGCCTCGATCTGCTCGGTCGTCTGCGACGTGTTGACGGCCCAGTAGTAGATGATGAGGCTCCAGATCGCTGTGACGAGGATGTCCCAGCCGAAGGGGATCAGCTGCGGGCCGTGAGGCGCACCGGACGCGGTCTCGTTGAAGTCGCTGAGATAGACGATCACGCCCATTCCGATGAGGTACGGGAAGAGCCAGTAGGCGGCTTTCCAGTTGAAGTGCACCGGGGTCGAGTTGAGCCGGAACACGCGGTTCAACACGATGATGATGTAGCCCAGGACGATTGCGAGACCGAGCTTCCACACGACCGTCCATCCCGACCAGAGGATGATCTCGTCGGCGACGATGAAAGCCAGCGGCGACAGGATGACCGCGGCGGGCATCCTGTAGGGGCGCTCGAGGTTCGGGAGGCGCTTCCGGAACGCACCGAGAGCCAGCGGAGCACCGGCGTACATCAGAACCGACGCACTGGTGATGAGACCGACGAGCTGCTGCCACGAGGGGAATGGCAAGAAGCAGATGCAGCCGAAGACCCACGCGATGATGAGCCCGAACCAGGGGGCGCCGTTCTTGGTGGTGGCTTCGAAGATGCGAGGGAAGTAGCCGTTCTTCGACAGACCGTAGGACACGCGAGAGGTGGCGGTGAAGTAGATCAGACCGGTTCCGGCCGGGCTGATCACGGCGTCGACGT
This window encodes:
- a CDS encoding APC family permease gives rise to the protein MRALANTNSAATWWKIGIPVLTIFILAIFNFHGSNFTAANGFAPTGLKGIISAIPNAGIVFALLGFEQADQLAGESVNPKRDIPRAVIGSVLIGLVIYLALQIVFIAAIPKHDIMHTWSATATQFATGPFALIATSIGLGWLAVVLYVDAVISPAGTGLIYFTATSRVSYGLSKNGYFPRIFEATTKNGAPWFGLIIAWVFGCICFLPFPSWQQLVGLITSASVLMYAGAPLALGAFRKRLPNLERPYRMPAAVILSPLAFIVADEIILWSGWTVVWKLGLAIVLGYIIIVLNRVFRLNSTPVHFNWKAAYWLFPYLIGMGVIVYLSDFNETASGAPHGPQLIPFGWDILVTAIWSLIIYYWAVNTSQTTEQIEAAAEETQAIAEDVETAIPSVG